A window of Plasmodium malariae genome assembly, chromosome: 12 genomic DNA:
AAATGGAATATAAacattattgtttttatatacatatatcataaaacatttaatttattttatttgcatttgttgaacagaaattttaatttactatATGATTTGAGTtagtttttatttgtaaatcaATAAGGAATAAATAGGTTGTTCTTCTTGTGcattaaattttcaaaaaaaaaattagggCATCAAAGATTTTCCAAAATTTTATTgcacattatttttttgtttataatcAGTTCACACCAAATGATAACATCTTATTTTGtgatatgttttatttaaaattcttttttattaaattttttgtatattaagatttctaaatgtttttttttttttgtatttcattttacatgtatatttattttattttttttattattaatatatcttagaaatttatgaatttatcttatatttacaaaaaaaaaaaaagaggaaaatatttgaatccttaaatttaaaaaaatattttcttaataataatatatagtttttttaaattatgtaaaaattataatatgctATACATAGTTATAtcataaaaagatatataattcaCAACTTGGATTGTACCattgaaaatataagaattttATGGGTAAATTTAATCCTAGAaaggaaattaaaaagattaGTATGTAAAATCTCTACATGTCACagttttattacatatattagaACATAATTAgttaaatgaatttttttttttttttttggaatcttataattactattatatgctattgaataatttatgttttttaactACAcagtaatatttaaaaggtATAAGGTTCACAAATAACTAGGATTATTAATAGTAAGTCTAGTAAGAATTAATAACTACCTCCTCATACAAGCTATTGTAAATATTCTcatcaaatatttattataagtataatGTAAAAACTTTAAGCATCAAAGAAtccaatttattttattttttttctggaAAGTtttgacaaaaaaaattttaatttcttgttaaactattatatatatatatattgaatgtTTATTAATGAAACTGTTTTTACcaaagttttttttaattaagattgtttttcttttttattaaatttataggaaatatttattaaaatattttttaaattaacatttcttttatatagaTTATATCCTTACTTTAATAcacttttaataaaatgaaagaaaaaattaaataacgACCCAAATAACAACACCCTTTTATGCCTAGCATGTGAATATACAGTGAActtcatacatacataatgatattataatattcaattatctcaatataaatgaaaagatcaaatctttaattttaattaaaattgttatattcatcttttttatttggatatgttcttttttaatagtgAGATATAATAAAGCATCCTATAAAATTTGcttgatatttttttctgttttttgttatgaacatatataaataaatatatatatatatatttacaaggAAATTTCATAATgtgtaaattaatttatcaCATTGtgattaatgaaaatattttcttttctttatagTGCACCTTTTATAAATCTTTCAATCATAAGTATAATGCACAAAGCTCattaatttaatgaaatgacaaattatttttagaaaatgaaacaaaaattataggattaaaagatatattatttggGAATGGTTATGATGACCtacaaaaagaagaagataaTTGTGAATCAATAAATGATGTAAGAgattaatacaaaaatagaGATAATTCAAGTTATGTATCCAAAAAATTAGTGAAGAAATGTACAAATGATATATGTAAAACTTTTGGAgagataaatatttttttagaaaaactattataaagaggatttaatattatatgtaaataaaggaaatatatatatctcaCTTAAAACaaagtttaaaatattcagCGTGTATGattaactttttaatattttctttacgAGGAATTCTTCTTTGTGGTGTATTttcattactttttttattagataaTCTATTCAGATATTTATTACCTactgtattatataatttattaagaaatgaattaaaatatatattatatattggaTCTTTTGTATCATCCAGTGTTACTTATGTTGATCTTATAGgattatttgtaatatttttttctattttacgTATTTCGGTAGTTACTTATACACTTATAAAACTCTTGAAATATGAAACATTCGTATGAaaagatatagatatagcataattataatgaatacatttattatagaGAAAATGTTTTTCATGAAGTtttgaaaaaggaaatttgctagatatttaaaaaatatttatattttaagttatAATCATGTGTAATACTTATGGGCTACTAACATGTGTCCGCataaagttaaaattaaaactttaTATTGTACTGTGATTTATGGTTCTTAATCTTAGTCTCATATAATTAATTGTTAGTACAGATGAAGTATAGCTTAAGaaagtttttttattcatgaactttataaataaaatatgaattattttgTCATATTACACGaaagtatattttacttagggcataaatttatttattatatattttgaagaaaaagataagaaattaataaatattcgaaaaaaaatgaaaatgataatatttatgtgtactaatcttaaaattatatatgtatatatatatatatatatatatatatataaataagtgcTATATTATATTGGGTACTAATGCCctgttttatattactaCTGTGAGAAGATGGATTTAGGTAATCATCGTATTATGTAATAATctaataagtatataaaaaaaataatatacatttttttggtgtaagttataattttaacttattttttaattttactgaaaaaattagttattaacatattaaaagaaaaacttTGCTTAAAACTTTGTGAATCAGTGTTCTAATAACTAATACGAAAAGATTAATTTtgcttaatatatacattaaaatcttactatttttaaagtattaagaattaatgtaaattatatatatatatatatatatttttacagaaatataaaaaaattatatatattgggaatattttttaaacaccGGAATCattctttatatttcacatatgcttttttcttttatatgtgtcgtaattttacatttttttttctcattccCCTCtgtattaacaaaatttaagaaatatttttattgtcaACGTCTTTTTTCTGGTAAATAtgatcaaaatatattttgaatttatacTTATggatttataaaataaaattttcttcaaTTTCATGGGATTTGTCTGCTGTTCTGTAATTAATTATAGAATTAACATATGTATCATCTTCTCTTACTCAATCTTCTATCTTCTCTCTGAAGCCGTTTCCTCCTATATAATCATGAATTTCCTCGTTTCTATTACTTTCCAGGGCACTGCTCTTCTTTGCAgtaatattttctataatatgtgttttcattaataaattttcttctgtcttccatatatttatggAGCTATCAAAATGTGATTccttattttctatatactCTTCTTTTTTGCATTCGTCTAGTACCATCATAAGTATGAGTATACACAGTTttgatattaatttttgttttatatatttgtataatttttcacagctttctttgttttccaattctattttatttattagtgATACTTCATTATCCATTTCATCATTAACGTATTCATCTGACAAGTTCTGCAGTTCACGTGTTAATTCCTCAAAGAAGTGCTGCTCCAAATAGTGTTCTATAATCATACCTTTTTTTGATATCCATTgtttccatatatatttttctctttctaaAAATGGAACATTTTGTATttcatttgaaaaattattttttaattcgtcatttttttttaagtaagtttgttcatttttccattcattttttaaattattaaaccaatctattttcttcaatttttctaaaaaaattttatgtctTTTTCCCCATTTATTCAATATAATCTTCTGTTTTTCAATATAAGTGTTGCatttagtatttttatttatttgttcttcCTTCATTAAATTAGAATATGTTCTATGTTCATCTTTTGTAAACATTTCTAGgcatatttctaaatattgTCCTTTGTTTAATTCCCATTCTCCACTTCTAAATTGTTGTACTATTTCCATATGTATTTCTATGATTGTCATAGATCTGTTATTTTTCTGGTATGccatatgtaaattttttttcaaattatattcatttacttttattttttttattattttttcgttatcatatattgtgttttctaaattattatttgttgaGAATTCGTCTTTTCTTCCAGGAAGCGCAGGTATTAGTATTTTCAGTAGATTAACTTgtcttctttttatcttctttttttttttaaacatttctATTAAAGCGTACTACGATATAAACAGAAcaaattcataaaataatttattacagtagtcaaatgtttttaatatttttaatatttttattactttagttttattttactttaataaaaagtgtAAATACGGTGATAACTAGAAAACTTATTAATATAGATGTTATCTGTTTCATATTTGAATTTCCTGCCGGATATGTAAtgatttttcaaatatatataaatatatatatatattatttagtgttattatttcaaaaatagtATCATAAATATCATTAGTGATACCTGGAATTTTAGAGGGGGTAACggaaagaaaagaatttgAATCATGTTGCGATATTTCAGTTAATGATGCTTTATCTCCGGAAGAACTGGTTGAATTTATACCTTGTAAATGTGGAGTAGATGATTCAGTTTTACCTATTTTTACTAGGGATGATGACTCGGAATCTGTTGGAATTGTTAATGTATCAGATGATTCAGGTTGTGTAAATATATCCTCAGGTAACATGAATCGAGTTTTCTCGGGGTATATAGAGTGACCATGTTCTTGAATTTCGCGTGAAGGTTTAGATTGTGGTTGAGGTTTATTATCTTGTACATGTTCAGCTATCTTTTTAGTTGGGACTCTGTCTGCAGATTCAGTTTGTATTTCCTGTTCAAGTGGAACTTGGGATTTATTTAGATCTTTAGATGTTTCTTGACCATGTGGTggtaaatttatttcttctatttttgaTACAGGTTTTGGAGGTTTAAGTTTATCTAAGGATGGACATTCATCAAGTTTTTTATAAGTGTCAGGATTCATTAAGTCGCATATAAATTCtggagtttttttttttttttttccccttggGTTATCTTTTTGGTAACATGTTCCAAAGAGATCTTTCTTTGTATCAAAAAAATTCTGCTTCTGTTCAatccatatataatattcattgcattttcttaaatatgtATCTTCAGTTTCTCTtgatttttctctttttaaatgttttatttcatctagatatttcctttttttttcgcagaaatcttcttcttcatattttaattctaaaagttttttaccattttcaTCCATAATAACAGGGCATATTCCATGTTTATTAAGTTTTTCGTAATGAGGTTTTACCCAATCCTTTAATGTTCCTtcccatatattttttaaggtaCTATAATATGTTGGTggagatttatttttaattagatAATTTGCCAGATCTCGACATCCTTCCCTaagtttttctttatcaCTCTCATTAATTAAGGAATTAATTTTCtgttttacattatttataatatttttaaatttgtagTTGTTAATAAACGCGAAATGGCTGAAACCTAAGACATTCAATTTCTGGAttcaaaagaattattaagtattatttaagtattaatttttatgttatatgtaatatcactttttttttatcgcaAATATTCTATGCATAAGTTTATCTGTACTAAGAAACAATGAATATTACCGAGGAAAAACAATTATCCATGATATGATGACTACATTAATTTTCGagattttttaaagaacAGTCTAACGAAAAAAACAGAATTATACTCTTAAATTTATCAATATatcaattttaaattaatataacttaataaaaagaaattttgaaATCATCATTTccttcataatttatatatgaactaTGTAAAAACTGAGTACGgaactatttattttatatgcttCTTATCTTCTTTTAcctaaaataaatatgtcaCAACTGtggatatatattaatcatattatgatattaaaaaacagttaaatatacttatataaaattcatattacatttataaagaaaaggCAAAATAACTATAGAAcaatataaagaattaacgcgcttatgtaatataaaagttgctgagtaaaaaattttgttaatatatgtttttaagtttattcttattcttttttttaatacaagCTTATGTATATGCAAATGTTATTACctatattaatgtaaaaaattttttttaatattctatttttccgaaaatatataatctaCAAGTCAATATGTTATTAGCATTGATAGTGTGTTTCTTATTTATTGTGTTAATTTTgttacttaatttttatattaagccttccattattattatgataataccttttatatttactacgTTGTAGGTATATATGTGGTTTAATTACAtgtaaattatgtaaattgtTGCTATAGTTGGACAAAGTACATAACATTAAAATGTTCTTATATCTattgatattatatatatatatatatatatcacttacctaaaaattaattatttaagatATATATCATGCCACTGAATAGTTATTATAtggtataatttattatacgTACAGTTTCTCTATATGTCTCTTATCACTTCTAGATATGAACGATTTCATGGgtgttaaattttaattaacaaaaagtaattttaggcataaaaataaataaaaataagattaTTTACTTATTCAAAGTATTAAAACGTATTAGAAcaaatttatagaaaaatttattataatatgtggttaaaataattgtaaaataaattataactttgtaataaaacataatattattttaattccaTGTAAattgaataatattttacatttgataataaataaaatattggGATTTTACAATTACCGTTTTCACATTATTCACAGATATATTCTAATTAATAgattaaaaaagttatatatatatatatatatatatatattttttttttttttttatgcatttaagtaaatgaaaatatcttttcaacactattaataaatatttatttagcataaaaattaaaaaaattcatgtattattttaaaatatttcgtaagacattaatttataaattaaattacgGAACTTTTTAAACGAATTCCTAGCAATATTCGTTATTGTgttataatgtaaatataatatttataattatatttctttttctaaaaaaatttacatgaTAGATAGAGAATGGagaggaaataaaaaaaaatatatatatatacattaatttataacaaattcttattaataattacttAACTATTACGTAATTATAGCCATGTTTAATgagtatattataataaataattattgatctaatttttaatttttttttaaatttaatattacacAGTTTTCTTGTTTTTCGCTATAATCTTCAGTTTTATACTAATCCCTTACTTTCTAAcgtaattctttttaaaatatcccGCTTAGTAATAACCTACTCTGgagtaaatataataataattaatgatattttaaaatattatatattaaagttgttgtatttgaatatattaaatttacaaaagacatattatataataaacatataacaCGAAATATATAAGAGGAAACCATAATGCAAAATACCACCCTCTTAAATAACtgaaattataaagaaataaatgcGTAATGttagttttaaaatatacttatataacaatattttttattatatttttttttttcattattttgtatatatataaaaatatatttttttctatcttGATGTATATTTCGTTATTTGGCTATGATATATTATCCAGATTATTGTTTAGCGATATAGTTTATACATCACATTTAATTCAAAGTAATGCAAAATTAATAACTGTTATTGGATATTGTTGAGTACTTATTCatagtataataaatatattatttaaaaaaataatatttattattagaagaggtattatgcatatttatatttttcatatcaaACAAGTTGGTagaattgttatatatatatatgaatcaTAGACCATAATAAATggaatttttataatgaatattacaCAAAAAGTTAGTAGGTTATTGcacttttcatttatttttactagtATTATACggttatataaattaatgttTTATAGGTATAATAAGAAGTTTCtaataagtataatatttataaaattagaataattagtaagaatcattaaaaatactaattattttgtttatagaACAATAAATTCTCCATATtcaatattttgaataaattccttatactttattatttaagtaattacgtatttaaatgtaaaaggattaaaagaaattatccattttatttattatgcaaaataaatatattccatatttgaatatttattaatgaattaaaattatcttATTATTCTAACGAATCtgagttttttaaaaataatattggaATAAGCACTATGTAAGAtttatttaatgttatttttcttcttttgtgATGTAAAAGGCATTGtagtttgtatatattttactattttcttaagaaaaaataaaaaatagtaaaaaaaaaaaaaacatttacatttattatcttttatcATTCGAAGAATAttctattattgttaattttatacttttcgaatatattacagtattaaaaatgtttatcattgaataaaaaattaatttacccttttttattaaaattagttTGTCTGTTCTTCTAACGTGGATATGCCATTTTTACAACGATATGGTATGATAGTgttgtttaattatatttgtattattaactttatcttttttttaattttattaatattatttataagcATGAggttatttattcttttaaataataaatgtttacTTTCTTTTAGAAGAGTACATTTTATAAGGGTTCTGTAGAGAATGACTATGACAGAAATGCATATGCAAGAACTTATGGAttattagtaaaataaaagcgCGAAAAGGGTACAAATGATGTTtgagtaaaaaataatataaaaaataatacagattacaaagaaaaaaatacacttAATGATGAATACTTAtctaaaggaaaaaataattatccaTATAAAAGTTCTTTAATTTATGGAGATTATGAATTAGATTCGGAAAGTTAATCTTCTCAATATGAAAgaatggaaaaatattttgacaAAATTATGTTAGATAGGATATACGGTAAAAATCAAGATAAGAATGTTAATTGTGCTGATGTTAAatctgtaaaaaaaattgtataaaaaaaaagtatatgatTTTTACTTCACCTAAGATACTTCTAGCAGttacattaataatatttgtattagaATGGTTTTTctgtaataaattttctaatattaCAACTTCAGGTGGAATTTTCACTATACCAAAGATAAGTATAgtagttttattattattgacCATAGTAGTTGTGTCAAATATGATTTCTTCCTATGGAAACGTTGTAAAATGTGAAAAGTTAATAGGAAGAAAAAGGGAAATTGAATGATGCAAAATATCCTCTCCTTAACCTAGTTTCTCAAAGTcattgttatttatattttaagatgtgatatatacaattaataaacatacttataatttctaatattgtatatattccCTGAGTGAACTTTATCCTTTTCGTATAGAGCAGTAAAAATGTAccctattatttattttttttttaatttgagcgttttaatattttccacACTACGctttaatgtattattttaggttatttaaatattatgtaataatatatatatatgaatattaaaatagttattagtggaaaaattatgtatatgagttaaaataaatatatattagaacaATTCTTATAACTTTATTGAAGTGTgataatatacatttcatataataattgtttCTTGGTGTATTTTATGttctaatataaaatgacgattaaactattttattaagaaaatatattattagattTAAGTtagaaataaatgtatatcaTTTTGTGCCTAATAAAACAAAGTGATTAAAATTTGTTGCActataatgtatatgtatacttttttactaaagaaaaaacacatgtattttatagtgtatatttcaaaaaatatatgctgtaaaacatatttatttttaaaataattatgggCTCATTTTAGAATTTGTTGCATAGGATAAAtgtgaaattataaatatataataaaataatatactttttaattatgtattatttga
This region includes:
- the PmUG01_12082100 gene encoding STP1 protein, whose protein sequence is MDNCFSSKLNVLGFSHFAFINNYKFKNIINNVKQKINSLINESDKEKLREGCRDLANYLIKNKSPPTYYSTLKNIWEGTLKDWVKPHYEKLNKHGICPVIMDENGKKLLELKYEEEDFCEKKRKYLDEIKHLKREKSRETEDTYLRKCNEYYIWIEQKQNFFDTKKDLFGTCYQKDNPRGKKKKKTPEFICDLMNPDTYKKLDECPSLDKLKPPKPVSKIEEINLPPHGQETSKDLNKSQVPLEQEIQTESADRVPTKKIAEHVQDNKPQPQSKPSREIQEHGHSIYPEKTRFMLPEDIFTQPESSDTLTIPTDSESSSLVKIGKTESSTPHLQGINSTSSSGDKASLTEISQHDSNSFLSVTPSKIPEMFKKKKKIKRRQVNLLKILIPALPGRKDEFSTNNNLENTIYDNEKIIKKIKVNEYNLKKNLHMAYQKNNRSMTIIEIHMEIVQQFRSGEWELNKGQYLEICLEMFTKDEHRTYSNLMKEEQINKNTKCNTYIEKQKIILNKWGKRHKIFLEKLKKIDWFNNLKNEWKNEQTYLKKNDELKNNFSNEIQNVPFLEREKYIWKQWISKKGMIIEHYLEQHFFEELTRELQNLSDEYVNDEMDNEVSLINKIELENKESCEKLYKYIKQKLISKLCILILMMVLDECKKEEYIENKESHFDSSINIWKTEENLLMKTHIIENITAKKSSALESNRNEEIHDYIGGNGFREKIED